A single window of Streptomyces aquilus DNA harbors:
- a CDS encoding ABC transporter substrate-binding protein: protein MSFSRRNFLIATGVAAGASTVLSACSSGNAGGGGSKAPSVEKGKAATIAVGTATDSKGPAPEMPGARKGGTIYTLDQIDYDHLDPAQIYSSYTGAGSVLFLRGLTGYRVDSKGNTTLVGDLATDAGTVKDGGKTWSFTLKDGVKWEDGSTVTIDDVRHTFERLFADFVTEGPRYPQNWLAGADKYKGPYEGKHLSSIETDGNTVTFRLKEAHADFPFMLAMRGYSIVPKAKDTKKKYDQRPFSCGPYKIESRSIDKSLTLVRNEHWDASLDPCRNGYPDKVVMQFGFQSLASTDRYIADSGNDQYALSLLNEVAPERVTKVLGDATLKKRVLTQVDTTCYYFPINMTRIKDVKVRQAINWAWPAQQLKQQRGGSQVTATATTIISPLTPGHEDFDLYGKKTKPTGDPEKAKALLKEAGKEGQKLVIAFQQSDRAVKEAVTIKNALTKAGFDVVTKQVDKTTFYSEIGQLDNGFDLFAAGWGPDWPAGYAVIQPCWDGSQIADGGVNWSQLNDTSVNKAIAAATAITDADKANKAWGAIDKQIMTLAACVPDYNPIRNYFYGSKVGGVVYNSGDTCVAIGKVFAKA from the coding sequence ATGTCCTTTTCCCGCAGAAACTTCCTGATCGCCACCGGTGTGGCGGCGGGTGCCTCCACCGTCCTGAGCGCTTGCAGCAGCGGCAACGCCGGCGGCGGCGGCAGCAAGGCTCCCTCGGTCGAGAAGGGCAAGGCCGCCACGATCGCCGTCGGCACCGCCACCGACTCCAAGGGCCCCGCCCCGGAGATGCCGGGCGCTCGTAAGGGCGGCACGATCTACACCCTCGACCAGATCGACTACGACCACCTGGACCCGGCGCAGATCTACTCCTCGTACACGGGCGCCGGTTCGGTCCTGTTCCTGCGTGGTCTGACCGGCTACCGCGTCGACTCCAAGGGCAACACCACCCTGGTCGGCGACCTCGCCACCGACGCCGGCACCGTCAAGGACGGCGGCAAGACCTGGTCCTTCACGCTGAAGGACGGTGTGAAGTGGGAGGACGGCTCGACCGTCACGATCGACGACGTCCGCCACACCTTCGAGCGTCTCTTCGCCGACTTCGTCACCGAGGGCCCCCGCTACCCGCAGAACTGGCTCGCCGGCGCCGACAAGTACAAGGGCCCCTACGAGGGCAAGCACCTCTCCTCCATCGAGACGGACGGCAACACCGTCACCTTCCGTCTGAAGGAGGCGCACGCCGACTTCCCGTTCATGCTCGCCATGCGCGGCTACTCGATCGTGCCCAAGGCCAAGGACACGAAGAAGAAGTACGACCAGCGTCCGTTCTCCTGCGGCCCGTACAAGATCGAGTCCCGCAGCATCGACAAGTCCCTCACCCTCGTGCGCAACGAGCACTGGGACGCCAGCCTGGACCCGTGCCGCAACGGCTACCCGGACAAGGTCGTCATGCAGTTCGGCTTCCAGTCCCTGGCCTCCACGGACCGCTACATCGCCGACTCGGGCAACGACCAGTACGCGCTGTCCCTGCTGAACGAGGTCGCCCCCGAGCGTGTCACCAAGGTGCTCGGTGACGCCACGCTGAAGAAGCGGGTGCTGACCCAGGTCGACACGACGTGCTACTACTTCCCGATCAACATGACCCGGATCAAGGACGTCAAGGTCCGTCAGGCGATCAACTGGGCGTGGCCGGCGCAGCAGCTGAAGCAGCAGCGTGGTGGCTCGCAGGTCACCGCGACCGCGACCACGATCATCTCCCCGCTGACCCCGGGTCACGAGGACTTCGACCTGTACGGCAAGAAGACCAAGCCGACCGGTGACCCGGAGAAGGCCAAGGCGCTGCTGAAGGAGGCCGGCAAGGAGGGCCAGAAGCTGGTCATCGCCTTCCAGCAGTCCGACCGCGCCGTCAAGGAGGCCGTCACCATCAAGAACGCCCTCACCAAGGCGGGCTTCGACGTGGTGACCAAGCAGGTCGACAAGACCACCTTCTACTCCGAGATCGGTCAGCTGGACAACGGCTTCGACCTGTTCGCCGCGGGCTGGGGCCCGGACTGGCCGGCCGGTTACGCCGTCATCCAGCCCTGCTGGGACGGCAGCCAGATCGCCGACGGTGGCGTCAACTGGTCGCAGCTGAACGACACCAGCGTCAACAAGGCGATCGCCGCGGCCACCGCCATCACCGACGCGGACAAGGCCAACAAGGCCTGGGGCGCGATCGACAAGCAGATCATGACGCTCGCGGCCTGCGTCCCCGACTACAACCCGATCCGTAACTACTTCTACGGTTCCAAGGTCGGCGGCGTGGTCTACAACTCCGGTGACACCTGCGTCGCCATCGGCAAGGTCTTCGCGAAGGCCTGA
- a CDS encoding class I SAM-dependent DNA methyltransferase, with protein sequence MVDRSFADLSLAALYDSLHPWGPGDDFYARLVRDAAAVLDVGCGTGRLLARARAVGHHGRLVGVDPAAAMLVQARRREPRVEWVLGDLRSHFWHGEFDLVVMTGHAFQALVTDDDVRQALHAVRNALRAGGRFVFDVVNPAGRGWEGWGPEQIHEGADAAGSVAWMWREVSYPVVGDRVTFTETYEGVRWDHPQISTTTLRLLDPYGIERLLAEAGLAVVEQYGDWGRGPVSAASPEIVTVAGHR encoded by the coding sequence ATGGTCGATCGCTCGTTCGCGGATCTCTCGCTCGCCGCGCTGTACGACTCCCTGCACCCATGGGGCCCGGGCGACGACTTCTACGCCCGCCTCGTCCGGGACGCCGCCGCCGTCCTCGACGTCGGCTGCGGTACCGGGCGGCTGCTCGCCCGGGCGCGGGCCGTGGGGCATCACGGGCGGCTCGTGGGGGTCGATCCGGCCGCCGCCATGCTCGTACAGGCGCGGCGGCGGGAGCCGCGTGTGGAGTGGGTGCTCGGGGATCTGCGTTCGCACTTCTGGCACGGGGAGTTCGACCTCGTCGTGATGACCGGCCACGCTTTTCAGGCTCTCGTCACGGACGACGACGTACGACAGGCCCTGCACGCCGTCCGGAACGCGCTGCGCGCCGGGGGGCGGTTCGTGTTCGACGTGGTGAACCCGGCCGGCCGGGGGTGGGAGGGCTGGGGCCCCGAGCAGATCCACGAGGGCGCCGACGCCGCGGGATCGGTCGCGTGGATGTGGCGGGAGGTCTCCTACCCCGTCGTCGGCGACCGGGTCACATTCACCGAGACCTACGAGGGCGTCCGCTGGGACCACCCCCAGATCAGCACCACCACGCTCCGGCTCCTCGACCCGTACGGTATCGAGCGCCTCCTGGCCGAGGCCGGTCTGGCGGTCGTGGAGCAGTACGGGGACTGGGGGCGGGGGCCGGTCAGCGCCGCGAGCCCCGAGATCGTCACCGTCGCCGGACACCGCTGA
- a CDS encoding ABC transporter ATP-binding protein: MSNTNPLLDVTGLTKHFPVKGGFPIRRTVGAVQAVDGLDFQVNEGEALGLVGESGCGKSTTGRLITRLLEPTGGKISYRGQDITHAGRKELAPVRSEIQMIFQDPYASLNPRQTVGKIISGPMEINDINPEGGREKRVRELLEIVGLNPEHYNRFPHEFSGGQRQRIGVARALALEPKLIVADEPVSALDVSIQAQVVNLLQKVQQELGIAFVFIAHDLAVVRHFSQRVAVMYLGKIVEIADRDDLYGNPRHPYTKALLSAVPEATVDETPARERIRLQGDVPSPLNPPSGCRFRTRCWKATEKCATEAPPLVQVEGNKPGHLTACHYPETEGTIPAPRLSKDPQAAA, encoded by the coding sequence ATGAGCAACACGAACCCCCTCCTGGACGTCACCGGCCTGACGAAGCACTTCCCGGTCAAGGGCGGATTCCCGATCCGGCGCACGGTCGGCGCGGTGCAGGCCGTCGACGGCCTCGACTTCCAGGTGAACGAGGGCGAGGCCCTCGGCCTGGTCGGCGAGTCCGGCTGCGGCAAGTCCACGACCGGCCGCCTGATCACGCGCCTTCTGGAGCCCACCGGCGGCAAGATCTCCTACCGCGGGCAGGACATCACGCACGCGGGCCGCAAGGAGCTGGCGCCGGTCCGCTCCGAGATCCAGATGATCTTCCAGGACCCCTACGCCTCCCTGAACCCGCGGCAGACGGTCGGCAAGATCATCTCGGGTCCGATGGAGATCAACGACATCAACCCGGAGGGCGGCCGCGAGAAGCGGGTCCGTGAGCTCCTGGAGATCGTCGGCCTCAACCCCGAGCACTACAACCGCTTCCCGCACGAGTTCTCCGGCGGCCAGCGTCAACGTATCGGCGTGGCACGCGCGCTGGCCCTGGAGCCGAAGCTGATCGTGGCGGACGAGCCGGTCTCGGCCCTGGACGTGTCGATCCAGGCGCAGGTCGTGAACCTGCTCCAGAAGGTGCAGCAGGAGCTGGGCATCGCGTTCGTCTTCATCGCCCACGACCTGGCGGTGGTACGGCACTTCTCGCAGCGCGTGGCGGTCATGTACCTCGGCAAGATCGTCGAGATCGCCGACCGCGACGACCTGTACGGCAACCCGCGCCACCCCTACACCAAGGCGCTGCTGTCGGCGGTGCCCGAGGCGACGGTGGACGAGACCCCGGCCCGCGAGCGCATCCGCCTCCAGGGCGACGTCCCCTCCCCGCTGAACCCGCCGTCGGGCTGCCGCTTCCGCACCCGCTGCTGGAAGGCGACGGAGAAGTGCGCGACCGAGGCGCCCCCGCTGGTCCAGGTCGAGGGCAACAAGCCGGGCCACCTGACGGCGTGCCACTACCCGGAGACGGAGGGAACCATTCCGGCCCCGCGTCTCTCCAAGGACCCCCAGGCGGCGGCCTGA
- a CDS encoding peptide ABC transporter substrate-binding protein, with protein sequence MRGATHAKWAACAAAVALAATACGGGDSDSGGSGSGDGGATLSASWGDPQNPLEPANTNEVQGGKVLDMIFRSLKRYNPETGKAEDMLAEKIETSDSQNFTVTVKDGWTFSNGEKVTAKSFVDAWNYGASLKNNQKNAYFFGYIDGYDKVHPEDGSKQTAQTLSGLKVTGDLTFTVKLNQKFSTFPDTLGYPAYAPLPQAFFTDHDAWLKKPVGNGPYTIESYTKGSQMSLKKWDGYKGDDKAQNGGVTLKVYTDNNTAYTDLMAGNLDLVDDVPAAQLKNVKADLGDRYLNTPAGIIQTLAFPFYDKNWNKPGMEKVRTGLSRAIDRDQITKTIFNDTRTPASDWTSPVLGEAGGFKEGLCGDACEYDPKAAKKLIEEGGGLPGGQVKITYNADTGSHKQWVDAVCNSINNALDNDKACVGNPVGTFADFRNQIGEQKMSGPFRAGWQMDYPLIQNFLQPLYYTNASSNDGKWSNKDFDKLVDEANAETDTAKAVSTFQDAEKVLRDNMGAIPLWYQNGSAGYSERLSNVKLNPFSVPVYNEIKVS encoded by the coding sequence ATGCGTGGAGCCACGCACGCCAAGTGGGCCGCATGCGCGGCGGCGGTAGCACTCGCGGCGACGGCCTGCGGAGGTGGGGACAGCGACAGCGGCGGCAGTGGCAGTGGCGACGGCGGCGCGACGCTCAGTGCCTCCTGGGGCGACCCGCAGAACCCGCTGGAGCCGGCCAACACCAACGAGGTGCAGGGCGGCAAGGTGCTCGACATGATCTTCCGGTCCCTGAAGAGGTACAACCCGGAGACCGGCAAGGCCGAGGACATGCTCGCCGAGAAGATCGAGACGAGCGACTCGCAGAACTTCACCGTCACCGTCAAGGACGGCTGGACCTTCTCCAACGGCGAGAAGGTCACCGCCAAGTCCTTCGTGGACGCCTGGAACTACGGGGCCAGCCTCAAGAACAACCAGAAGAACGCGTACTTCTTCGGGTACATCGACGGCTACGACAAGGTCCACCCCGAGGACGGCAGCAAGCAGACCGCCCAGACGCTCTCCGGGCTGAAGGTCACCGGCGACCTGACCTTCACCGTCAAGCTCAACCAGAAGTTCTCGACCTTCCCCGACACCCTCGGCTACCCGGCTTACGCCCCGCTCCCGCAGGCCTTCTTCACCGACCACGACGCCTGGCTGAAGAAGCCGGTCGGCAACGGCCCGTACACCATCGAGTCGTACACCAAGGGCTCCCAGATGAGCCTGAAGAAGTGGGACGGCTACAAGGGCGACGACAAGGCGCAGAACGGCGGCGTGACCCTCAAGGTCTACACCGACAACAACACCGCCTACACCGACCTCATGGCCGGCAACCTCGACCTCGTCGACGACGTCCCCGCCGCCCAGCTCAAGAACGTCAAGGCCGACCTCGGCGACCGCTACCTCAACACCCCGGCCGGCATCATCCAGACCCTCGCCTTCCCGTTCTACGACAAGAACTGGAACAAGCCGGGGATGGAGAAGGTGCGCACGGGTCTCTCCCGGGCCATCGACCGGGACCAGATCACCAAGACCATCTTCAACGACACCCGCACCCCGGCCTCCGACTGGACCTCCCCGGTCCTCGGCGAGGCGGGCGGCTTCAAGGAGGGGCTGTGCGGGGACGCCTGTGAATACGACCCGAAGGCCGCCAAGAAGCTCATCGAGGAGGGCGGCGGCCTCCCCGGCGGCCAGGTCAAGATCACGTACAACGCGGACACCGGCTCCCACAAGCAGTGGGTCGACGCGGTCTGCAACTCCATCAACAACGCGCTCGACAACGACAAGGCCTGTGTCGGCAACCCGGTCGGCACCTTCGCCGACTTCCGCAACCAGATCGGCGAGCAGAAGATGAGCGGCCCCTTCCGGGCCGGCTGGCAGATGGACTACCCGCTCATCCAGAACTTCCTCCAGCCGCTGTACTACACGAACGCCTCCTCCAACGACGGCAAGTGGTCCAACAAGGACTTCGACAAGCTCGTCGACGAGGCCAACGCCGAGACCGACACCGCCAAGGCCGTCTCCACGTTCCAGGACGCCGAGAAGGTGCTGCGGGACAACATGGGCGCGATCCCGCTCTGGTACCAGAACGGCAGCGCGGGCTACTCGGAGCGGCTGTCCAACGTCAAGCTCAACCCGTTCAGCGTCCCGGTCTACAACGAGATCAAGGTCAGCTGA
- a CDS encoding ABC transporter permease, translating to MTPPTPSAAAPLEVTEESAEKSITSPSPKANESRSPGQLAWRRFKRDRTGVISAYIVIFFFVIAVAAPLIAKLYGKNPYDQYGQDAPIGTLFNESGYPIKPNGGIDANFWFGLEPQMGRDVFTFLLYGIRTSLMIATITTILVTVIGVIVGVSAGYLGGKTDYLVSRIIDIVLSFPSTLFFIAFTPVVYGIFWAADEEIPAWGRGVCLVVLLTAFGWASIARLLRGQVLALREREFVEAAKVTGASPTRIIFKELLPNLWTPILIQSTLALPAFVTAEAGLAFLGVGIQDPTPDWGVMIQRGAQFYTDDITFMIFPGVSMIIFVLAFNLLGDSVRDALDPKSKR from the coding sequence ATGACCCCCCCAACTCCATCGGCGGCTGCCCCGCTCGAGGTGACCGAAGAGAGCGCCGAGAAGTCGATCACTTCTCCCTCTCCGAAGGCCAACGAAAGCCGGTCTCCCGGGCAGCTTGCCTGGCGCCGGTTCAAGCGCGACCGTACGGGCGTCATATCGGCGTACATCGTGATCTTCTTCTTCGTGATCGCCGTCGCCGCTCCGCTCATAGCCAAGCTGTACGGGAAGAACCCGTACGACCAGTACGGCCAGGACGCGCCGATCGGCACCCTCTTCAACGAGTCCGGCTACCCCATCAAGCCGAACGGCGGCATCGACGCCAACTTCTGGTTCGGCCTTGAGCCGCAGATGGGCCGCGACGTCTTCACGTTCCTGCTCTACGGCATCCGCACCTCGCTGATGATCGCCACGATCACCACGATTCTGGTCACGGTCATCGGCGTGATCGTCGGCGTCTCCGCCGGCTACCTGGGCGGCAAGACGGACTACCTCGTCAGCCGGATCATCGACATCGTGCTGTCGTTCCCCTCCACGCTGTTCTTCATCGCCTTCACCCCCGTCGTGTACGGGATCTTCTGGGCCGCCGACGAGGAGATCCCCGCCTGGGGACGCGGCGTCTGCCTGGTCGTGCTGCTGACGGCCTTCGGCTGGGCCTCCATCGCGCGACTGCTGCGCGGCCAGGTGCTGGCCCTGCGCGAGCGCGAGTTCGTCGAGGCGGCCAAGGTGACCGGTGCCTCCCCGACCCGGATCATCTTCAAGGAACTGCTCCCCAACCTGTGGACGCCGATCCTCATCCAGTCCACGCTCGCCCTCCCGGCGTTCGTGACCGCTGAGGCCGGCCTGGCCTTCCTCGGTGTCGGCATCCAGGACCCGACCCCGGACTGGGGCGTGATGATCCAGCGTGGTGCGCAGTTCTACACGGACGACATCACCTTCATGATCTTCCCGGGCGTCTCGATGATCATCTTCGTCCTGGCGTTCAACCTTCTCGGCGATTCGGTGCGCGACGCACTCGACCCGAAGTCCAAGCGCTGA
- a CDS encoding ABC transporter permease: MFRFLVRRVLGALVILLIISAVTFFLFYAIPRDPARMACGKVCPDDLLAQVRQNLGIADPMPVQYWHWLEAIFVGRDYVGVGHCAAPCFGYSFSNNVNVFDTIMERMPTTVSLAIGGAFFFLIIGVGTGMLAALKQGKFLDKAASSFSLIGSSMQIYFVGYIAMFFFVTQLHLLDQPSYTPFTENPGAWFSGLLLPWLVLSIIFTANYTRMTRSQLVEQLSEDYVRTARAKGLSRSSVFFRFAWRGAMGPIVTIFGIDMGTLVGGAIITESTFSIQGLGTLAVRSVDDSDLPMLLGVTMIAAAGIVFANIIVDAVYALIDPRIRLA; encoded by the coding sequence ATGTTCCGTTTCCTGGTCCGCCGAGTGCTCGGCGCACTCGTGATTCTGCTGATCATCAGCGCCGTCACCTTCTTCCTCTTCTACGCCATCCCGCGTGACCCGGCGCGGATGGCGTGCGGCAAGGTCTGCCCCGACGACCTGCTGGCGCAGGTGCGGCAGAACCTCGGCATCGCCGATCCGATGCCGGTGCAGTACTGGCACTGGCTCGAGGCCATCTTCGTGGGCCGGGACTATGTGGGCGTCGGGCACTGCGCCGCGCCCTGCTTCGGCTACTCGTTCAGCAACAACGTGAACGTGTTCGACACGATCATGGAGCGGATGCCCACCACCGTCTCCCTCGCCATCGGCGGCGCCTTCTTCTTCCTGATCATCGGTGTCGGCACCGGCATGCTGGCCGCGCTCAAGCAGGGCAAGTTCCTCGACAAGGCCGCGAGCTCCTTCTCGCTCATCGGCTCGTCGATGCAGATCTACTTCGTCGGCTACATCGCGATGTTCTTCTTCGTGACCCAGCTGCACCTCCTGGACCAGCCGTCGTACACGCCGTTCACCGAGAACCCCGGCGCCTGGTTCTCGGGCCTGCTGCTGCCGTGGCTGGTGCTGTCGATCATCTTCACGGCCAACTACACGCGTATGACCCGCTCGCAGCTCGTGGAGCAACTCAGCGAGGACTACGTGCGTACGGCACGGGCGAAGGGCCTGTCCCGCTCCTCGGTCTTCTTCCGCTTCGCCTGGCGCGGCGCGATGGGTCCGATCGTGACCATCTTCGGCATCGACATGGGCACGCTGGTCGGCGGCGCGATCATCACCGAGTCGACCTTCAGCATCCAGGGCCTCGGCACCCTCGCCGTCCGCTCGGTCGACGACAGCGACCTTCCGATGCTGCTCGGCGTCACCATGATCGCGGCGGCCGGCATCGTCTTCGCCAACATCATCGTGGACGCCGTCTACGCCCTCATCGACCCGCGTATCCGGCTCGCCTGA
- a CDS encoding VOC family protein, with protein MLHHVELWVPDLERAVTSWGWLLERLGWEPYQNWAAGRSWRMGETYVVLEQSPALTDTRHDRMRPGLNHLAFHVRSRAELDALVAEAPGHGWTLLFPDRHPYAGGAEHYAGYLEDGDGFEVELVAGAG; from the coding sequence TTGTTGCACCACGTCGAGCTGTGGGTGCCGGACCTGGAGCGGGCGGTGACGTCCTGGGGCTGGCTGCTGGAACGGCTGGGCTGGGAGCCGTACCAGAACTGGGCGGCGGGACGCAGCTGGCGCATGGGGGAGACGTACGTCGTCCTGGAACAGTCGCCGGCGCTGACGGACACCCGGCACGACCGCATGCGGCCGGGCCTGAACCACCTCGCGTTCCACGTCCGGAGCCGCGCCGAACTGGACGCGCTGGTGGCGGAAGCACCGGGGCACGGCTGGACGCTGCTCTTCCCGGACCGGCATCCGTACGCCGGCGGAGCCGAGCATTACGCGGGGTATCTGGAGGACGGGGACGGGTTCGAGGTGGAACTGGTCGCCGGGGCGGGCTAA
- a CDS encoding DinB family protein, giving the protein MTRTDTPAAWDERTQLTTFLDYARATALAKCEDVSAENAVKAPLPGSPLMTLSGLINHLRWVEYWWFQVVFLGEEDEGPWTDEDPDREMRIAVDMPLADVLRDYEEQSARYRELVAANDLDTQAKRPIRDGRHPDLRWILLHLIEETARHNGHLDIVRELVDGATGV; this is encoded by the coding sequence ATGACTCGAACCGACACCCCCGCCGCCTGGGACGAACGCACCCAGCTCACCACCTTCCTCGACTACGCCCGGGCCACCGCGCTGGCCAAGTGCGAGGACGTCTCCGCGGAGAACGCCGTGAAGGCCCCGCTGCCGGGCTCACCGCTCATGACCCTGTCCGGCCTGATCAACCATCTGCGCTGGGTCGAGTACTGGTGGTTCCAGGTCGTGTTCCTCGGCGAGGAGGACGAGGGCCCCTGGACGGACGAGGACCCGGACCGCGAGATGCGGATCGCGGTCGACATGCCGCTGGCGGACGTCCTGCGCGACTACGAGGAACAGTCCGCCCGCTACCGCGAGCTGGTCGCCGCGAACGACCTGGACACCCAGGCGAAACGCCCCATCCGCGACGGCCGCCACCCCGACCTCCGCTGGATCCTCCTCCACCTGATCGAGGAAACGGCCCGCCACAACGGGCACTTGGACATCGTGCGCGAACTGGTGGACGGGGCGACCGGGGTGTGA
- a CDS encoding AfsR/SARP family transcriptional regulator — MDIQLLGCVEAHVRTGERVPLAHGTKLLLAALAWTPGAFVADEVLAERVWPERLPQHPREALYIQATRLRKALGGVGRASADEAFELSRRRGGYVLVIDERSVDTVRFRALVREARLSARDGGTERALDLFTRALELWRGEPLSDVRTPWAETARVALRREHREALVGSAELGLRAGRVEECLRRLSRLADMHPFDEKVTGLLMLALHQVGRQADALDCFDLLRLRMTDLLACEPGPELRALRERILARDPDLVPAAAHTATPH, encoded by the coding sequence ATGGACATACAACTGCTCGGATGCGTGGAGGCACACGTCCGCACCGGCGAACGGGTGCCGCTCGCGCACGGCACGAAACTTCTGCTGGCCGCCCTGGCCTGGACTCCGGGCGCCTTCGTGGCCGACGAGGTCCTGGCGGAGCGCGTGTGGCCGGAGCGGCTGCCCCAGCATCCGCGCGAGGCGCTCTACATCCAGGCCACGCGGCTGCGCAAGGCGCTGGGTGGAGTCGGCCGGGCCTCTGCCGACGAGGCCTTCGAACTGTCCCGCAGGCGCGGCGGATACGTCCTCGTCATCGACGAGCGGAGTGTGGACACCGTGCGGTTCCGCGCCCTGGTACGGGAGGCCCGGCTCAGCGCCAGGGACGGGGGCACCGAACGCGCGCTCGATCTGTTCACCCGGGCGCTGGAGCTGTGGCGCGGCGAACCGCTGTCCGACGTGCGCACCCCCTGGGCGGAGACGGCCCGGGTGGCGTTGCGACGCGAGCACCGGGAGGCGTTGGTCGGCAGCGCCGAACTCGGTCTGCGGGCCGGGCGGGTCGAGGAGTGCCTGCGGCGGTTGAGCCGGCTGGCGGACATGCATCCCTTCGACGAGAAGGTCACCGGTCTGCTCATGCTCGCTCTCCATCAGGTCGGCCGGCAGGCGGACGCGCTGGACTGCTTCGACCTGCTGCGCCTGCGGATGACCGATCTGCTGGCGTGCGAGCCGGGTCCCGAACTGCGTGCCCTGCGCGAGCGGATCCTGGCCCGGGACCCGGATCTCGTCCCGGCCGCCGCCCACACGGCGACGCCTCACTGA
- a CDS encoding ABC transporter ATP-binding protein has protein sequence MTSTDQQAFLSVRDLKVHFSTEDGVVKAVDGLSFDLEKGKTLGIVGESGSGKSVTNLTILGLHDRHRTAIDGEILLDGKELTTARESELEKLRGNKMAMIFQDALASLSPYHTIGKQIGETYRKHTGASKSEARKRAIEMLRRVGIPQPDMRVDDYPHQFSGGMRQRAMIAMALVCDPELLIADEPTTALDVTVQAQIMDLLKDLQQEFGTAIIFITHDLGVIADIADDVLVMYGGRCVERGTKEEVLRTPQHPYTVGLLSSMPSLDGPVDVPLSPIPGSPPSLLNPPSGCRFHPRCTFAEKVPGGLCSTERPLLKVEAGRGSACHLTLDQRQEFFADLAATRH, from the coding sequence GTGACGAGCACCGATCAGCAGGCCTTCCTCTCCGTCAGGGACCTGAAAGTCCACTTCTCCACCGAGGACGGCGTCGTCAAGGCCGTCGACGGTCTCTCCTTCGACCTCGAAAAGGGCAAGACCCTCGGCATCGTGGGCGAGTCCGGCTCCGGCAAGTCCGTCACCAACCTGACGATCCTGGGCCTGCACGACCGGCACCGCACCGCGATCGACGGCGAGATCCTGCTCGACGGCAAGGAGCTGACCACGGCTCGCGAGTCCGAGCTGGAGAAGCTGCGCGGCAACAAGATGGCGATGATCTTCCAGGACGCCCTGGCCTCGCTGTCGCCGTACCACACCATCGGCAAGCAGATCGGTGAGACGTACCGCAAGCACACCGGTGCCTCCAAGTCGGAGGCCCGCAAGCGGGCGATCGAGATGCTGCGGCGCGTCGGCATCCCGCAGCCGGACATGCGGGTGGACGACTACCCGCACCAGTTCTCCGGCGGTATGCGCCAGCGCGCGATGATCGCCATGGCCCTGGTCTGCGACCCCGAGCTGCTGATCGCCGACGAGCCGACCACCGCGCTCGACGTGACGGTCCAGGCCCAGATCATGGACCTGCTCAAGGACCTCCAGCAGGAGTTCGGCACCGCGATCATCTTCATCACCCACGACCTCGGTGTCATCGCCGACATCGCGGACGACGTGCTGGTGATGTACGGCGGCCGGTGTGTGGAGCGGGGCACGAAGGAGGAGGTGCTGCGCACCCCGCAGCACCCCTACACGGTCGGTCTGCTGAGCTCGATGCCGAGCCTGGACGGCCCGGTCGACGTACCGCTGTCGCCGATCCCCGGCTCGCCGCCCTCCCTCCTCAACCCGCCCTCCGGCTGCCGCTTCCACCCGCGCTGCACCTTCGCCGAGAAGGTCCCCGGCGGGCTGTGCTCCACCGAGCGCCCGCTGCTGAAGGTCGAGGCCGGCCGGGGTTCCGCCTGCCACCTCACGCTGGACCAGCGCCAGGAATTCTTCGCCGACCTCGCCGCGACCCGGCACTGA